In a genomic window of Occallatibacter riparius:
- a CDS encoding DUF4136 domain-containing protein — MKRLLRGSVLMLLFGATIALAQDVRYNFDKSTDFTKYKTYKFVPMKDATPVNDLVDKQIKAGIEAQLSQKGLTKVDGDNADLLIGYQTAIGQEKQFTSYDSGWGYGPGWGRGGWYGGGMSTGMTTGQTSTIYTGQLAVDMYDSAQKDLVWRGVVSKTIDTNAKPDKQEKNLTKALTKLFKKYPPEVKAS; from the coding sequence ATGAAGCGTTTACTGCGGGGATCGGTTTTGATGCTGCTGTTCGGAGCCACAATCGCGCTTGCTCAAGATGTTCGCTACAACTTCGATAAGAGCACTGATTTCACGAAGTACAAGACCTACAAGTTTGTACCGATGAAAGATGCGACGCCAGTCAACGATCTGGTGGACAAGCAGATCAAGGCGGGCATCGAGGCGCAGTTGAGCCAGAAGGGCTTGACGAAGGTCGACGGAGACAACGCCGATCTGCTCATCGGCTATCAGACAGCAATCGGCCAGGAGAAGCAGTTTACTTCCTACGACAGCGGCTGGGGATATGGTCCAGGGTGGGGCCGCGGAGGCTGGTACGGCGGCGGCATGAGCACCGGAATGACGACCGGACAAACCTCAACGATTTATACCGGACAGCTCGCGGTCGATATGTATGACTCCGCGCAGAAGGACCTGGTGTGGAGAGGGGTCGTCAGCAAAACGATCGACACCAACGCCAAGCCGGATAAACAAGAGAAGAACTTGACCAAGGCTCTGACTAAGTTGTTCAAGAAGTATCCTCCCGAGGTCAAGGCGTCGTAA
- a CDS encoding lactonase family protein, with protein sequence MIPAAAIAAAAQGGFAVPRRQRVFIGSNTPKGILAFDWNPATAELKQVEVAAVLANVDWIVYSQDRKHIFAASEVDSFNGKPTGEVASYRVEDGKLAQISAQNSAAKGTCYVGLDHSGRVLISADYGGGAAASFKVTAGKLSAAVWSEHYTGQGPVSDRQEAAHAHFTSFSPDDRFAYVNDLGSDCIHFYKLNSETAELTPAGKWDAKPGSGPRTLHFHPNGTIAYCMNELASAVDILRWNKADGSLETLSRFELNPDRSKPLSTGCDTVITRDGRFVYFANRGDDFIYACSADPKTGALKGIGKTPSGGKTPRNFVLDPTERWMLVANQNSSNIAVFARNPTDGSLAADGKTYDCPSPMCILFP encoded by the coding sequence ATGATCCCAGCCGCCGCTATCGCGGCTGCAGCCCAGGGAGGTTTTGCTGTGCCGCGTCGTCAGCGCGTCTTCATTGGCTCTAACACGCCGAAGGGTATTTTGGCCTTCGACTGGAACCCTGCAACCGCAGAGTTGAAACAGGTGGAAGTTGCCGCAGTGCTTGCCAATGTCGATTGGATTGTCTACTCGCAGGATCGCAAACACATCTTTGCTGCGTCTGAGGTCGACAGCTTCAATGGCAAGCCAACCGGCGAGGTTGCCAGCTATCGCGTGGAGGACGGGAAGCTTGCCCAAATCTCTGCACAGAACTCCGCCGCCAAGGGAACATGCTACGTTGGGCTAGACCACTCAGGGCGCGTCCTGATTTCTGCCGACTACGGTGGAGGAGCGGCTGCGAGCTTCAAAGTGACCGCCGGAAAACTCAGTGCAGCCGTCTGGTCAGAGCACTACACCGGGCAGGGTCCCGTCTCGGATCGCCAAGAGGCGGCGCACGCGCATTTCACTTCGTTCTCGCCAGACGATCGCTTCGCTTACGTCAATGATCTGGGCAGCGATTGTATTCACTTTTACAAGCTCAATAGTGAGACAGCTGAGTTGACCCCCGCGGGCAAGTGGGATGCGAAGCCCGGATCGGGTCCGCGTACCCTGCATTTCCATCCGAACGGAACCATTGCCTATTGCATGAACGAGCTCGCCTCGGCCGTTGACATCTTGCGGTGGAACAAAGCCGACGGTAGTCTCGAAACCTTGAGCCGCTTCGAACTCAATCCTGACCGCTCTAAACCGCTTTCAACGGGGTGCGACACTGTGATCACTCGCGACGGTCGCTTTGTCTACTTCGCGAACCGTGGGGATGATTTCATCTATGCCTGCAGCGCCGATCCGAAGACAGGTGCCCTTAAGGGTATCGGTAAGACTCCGAGCGGCGGCAAGACTCCGCGCAATTTTGTCCTTGATCCGACGGAGCGCTGGATGCTGGTCGCCAATCAGAATTCAAGCAACATAGCGGTGTTTGCTCGGAATCCGACGGACGGCTCTTTGGCCGCGGACGGAAAGACGTACGATTGCCCGTCGCCCATGTGCATCCTGTTTCCTTAG
- a CDS encoding response regulator: MNTRPTVIIADDHTLVAQACKKLLEREFDVIAIVGDGRTLVRKAVETKPDAIVVDIHMPLLNGLDAGQQICKLLPEVKLLYVTMNPDPELAAEAFKRGAAGYLLKSCAALEVLTALKSVLEGGIFISPIIMKEAIASISTESQTTPGTELLTERQREVLQLLAEGRPMKQVADILNLTTRTVAFHKYRIMEALNLGRDAGIVRYALKNHILSA; this comes from the coding sequence ATGAATACCCGCCCGACCGTAATCATTGCCGACGATCACACTTTGGTCGCGCAAGCGTGCAAAAAGCTCCTGGAGCGGGAGTTTGATGTTATCGCCATAGTGGGAGATGGCCGCACACTCGTCCGCAAGGCTGTTGAAACGAAGCCGGACGCCATCGTGGTCGATATCCATATGCCGCTGTTGAACGGCCTCGATGCCGGACAGCAGATCTGCAAACTGCTGCCTGAAGTGAAGCTGCTTTACGTGACCATGAATCCCGATCCTGAGCTGGCAGCGGAGGCATTCAAGCGGGGTGCAGCCGGATATCTGCTGAAGAGCTGCGCGGCCCTGGAAGTACTTACAGCATTGAAATCGGTGCTGGAAGGCGGCATCTTCATCTCGCCGATCATCATGAAGGAGGCGATTGCCTCCATCTCCACTGAGAGCCAAACAACGCCTGGTACTGAACTGCTTACGGAGAGGCAGCGAGAGGTTTTGCAACTTCTGGCGGAAGGCAGGCCCATGAAGCAGGTTGCAGATATTTTGAATCTGACTACCCGCACTGTCGCTTTCCACAAGTACCGCATCATGGAGGCGCTGAATCTAGGTCGGGATGCGGGCATTGTTCGGTATGCGCTGAAGAACCACATCTTGAGCGCGTAA
- a CDS encoding efflux transporter outer membrane subunit, whose translation MRRKWWLTLFVLAAAVGCKMGPDYSRPTISTPDSYRELAPDQQAQNAQSLGDEKWWDVFKDEDLQGLVREALKQNYDIRIAAERVLQAQAVVGITRADQYPFIGAGASALNNRIPATKINGPVQTGPMQVNLSLAWQLDFWGQYRRATEAARAELLATEWARKAVISSVVSNVATAYFQLLELDLEMEISSRTLQSRKESVRLVQIRQTGGTGSLLDVRQSEELMYTAAAAIPSLERRIAQEENVISILLGRNPGAIARSRKLADTQITPSVPAGLPSSILERRPDIQSTEQRLVAANARIGVAKAAFFPQIQLTAAAGYQSTALTSLFTGPAGFWTFGAQLAQPIFTGGKLRSNLHLTEAQKAEMVLNYEQAIQQAFREVSDSLIAYKKNQEFTEQQGLLTAAAVDAVRLANARYTGGVASYLEVLDTDTLAYDAEIALAQAQLQERLALVQLYNALGGGWQA comes from the coding sequence ATGCGCCGCAAGTGGTGGCTTACGTTGTTCGTGCTAGCAGCGGCTGTCGGGTGCAAAATGGGGCCGGATTATAGCCGCCCGACGATCTCGACTCCCGATAGTTATCGTGAGCTCGCCCCAGACCAGCAGGCGCAGAACGCGCAGTCGCTTGGGGACGAAAAATGGTGGGACGTATTCAAGGACGAGGATCTGCAGGGACTAGTCCGCGAAGCCCTCAAGCAAAATTACGACATCCGCATCGCGGCTGAGCGGGTGCTGCAGGCGCAGGCGGTGGTCGGAATCACACGCGCCGATCAATATCCGTTCATTGGAGCGGGTGCCTCCGCGCTGAACAACCGGATACCAGCGACGAAGATCAACGGCCCGGTACAGACTGGCCCCATGCAGGTAAATCTTTCGCTCGCCTGGCAGCTGGATTTCTGGGGACAATACCGCAGAGCCACCGAAGCTGCGCGTGCGGAACTCTTGGCGACCGAATGGGCGAGGAAAGCTGTCATTAGTTCGGTCGTAAGCAATGTTGCGACGGCGTATTTCCAACTACTCGAGCTCGATCTCGAGATGGAGATCTCATCGCGGACCCTCCAATCGAGAAAAGAGTCGGTCCGGCTGGTGCAAATCAGGCAGACAGGCGGAACTGGATCGCTTCTCGATGTGCGGCAATCAGAAGAGCTGATGTATACGGCGGCTGCGGCCATACCCTCTCTGGAGCGCCGCATTGCGCAGGAAGAAAACGTCATCAGCATTCTGCTCGGGCGCAACCCAGGAGCGATTGCGAGATCGCGGAAGCTGGCGGATACACAGATCACGCCGAGCGTTCCTGCAGGATTGCCATCATCGATTTTGGAACGGCGTCCCGACATTCAATCAACAGAGCAACGCCTGGTGGCTGCAAATGCGCGGATAGGTGTGGCGAAGGCCGCTTTCTTCCCGCAGATTCAACTCACCGCAGCAGCCGGTTATCAAAGTACCGCTCTGACCAGCCTGTTCACCGGGCCGGCGGGATTCTGGACCTTTGGCGCACAACTCGCGCAGCCTATCTTCACCGGCGGGAAACTGCGCTCAAATCTCCATTTGACTGAGGCGCAGAAAGCGGAGATGGTCCTCAACTACGAACAGGCCATCCAGCAGGCGTTCCGGGAAGTGTCGGATTCGTTGATCGCCTACAAAAAGAATCAAGAGTTCACCGAGCAGCAGGGATTGCTGACGGCGGCCGCGGTGGATGCAGTCCGTTTGGCGAACGCGCGGTATACGGGCGGAGTCGCCAGTTACCTCGAGGTGCTGGACACCGATACGCTCGCTTACGATGCGGAGATCGCTCTGGCGCAGGCGCAGTTGCAGGAGCGCCTCGCCCTGGTGCAGCTCTACAACGCCCTGGGGGGTGGCTGGCAGGCATAG
- a CDS encoding BON domain-containing protein has translation MANRRLRHLMLIGVIAVATAGCHKQVNDAEIAKDINDKVAADPQANQSQVVVASNEGNVSLQGKARTQDAKARAEQIANQEPGVKSVDDQIAVDPNFDGSANSTPSAGMASSAPAHAAAPAPQAAASAPPPPPPAPIIVPSGTMLTIRLGQTIESKTATAGSVFSGSMANPVTVHGVVAIPDGSPVSGVVSDAKKAGKFKGAATLSLTLTSVTIKGHPYNIEAESVSQTTTGKGKRTAGVIAGGTGVGAAIGGLAGGGKGAAIGALVGAGAGTVGAATTGNNRDITYAVESALSFRLAQPLTLKPE, from the coding sequence ATGGCGAATCGCAGGTTGCGCCATCTTATGCTCATCGGCGTGATCGCCGTGGCGACGGCGGGGTGCCACAAACAGGTGAATGACGCGGAGATTGCGAAAGACATCAATGACAAGGTTGCTGCTGATCCCCAGGCCAATCAATCACAGGTTGTCGTGGCTTCCAATGAAGGCAATGTGTCGCTGCAGGGCAAAGCCCGCACACAGGATGCGAAGGCCCGTGCTGAGCAAATTGCCAACCAGGAACCGGGAGTCAAGTCTGTCGATGACCAGATAGCCGTCGACCCGAATTTTGACGGATCAGCGAATTCAACGCCGAGCGCGGGAATGGCGAGTTCGGCTCCTGCCCACGCCGCTGCTCCCGCCCCACAAGCAGCCGCTTCCGCACCTCCGCCGCCTCCGCCGGCGCCGATCATCGTTCCCAGCGGAACAATGTTGACAATCAGGCTGGGTCAAACGATCGAGTCGAAGACTGCGACCGCCGGATCGGTTTTCAGCGGAAGCATGGCGAATCCTGTGACTGTGCATGGGGTGGTGGCAATTCCTGACGGGTCTCCCGTGTCCGGTGTTGTCTCCGATGCGAAGAAAGCCGGGAAGTTCAAGGGCGCAGCCACGTTGAGCCTGACGCTCACCTCAGTCACAATTAAGGGGCATCCCTACAACATCGAAGCCGAAAGCGTTTCACAGACGACGACGGGCAAAGGGAAGCGGACTGCTGGAGTGATTGCTGGCGGCACGGGCGTTGGAGCGGCAATCGGAGGCTTGGCAGGCGGAGGTAAGGGCGCTGCGATTGGCGCTCTGGTAGGAGCCGGTGCTGGGACCGTCGGTGCGGCGACCACCGGGAACAATCGGGATATTACCTACGCGGTAGAATCGGCTCTGTCGTTCAGACTTGCTCAACCATTGACTCTTAAACCTGAGTAG
- a CDS encoding response regulator, producing the protein MKKKPSILLADDNAAILDVVSRLLRNHQCNVVARINDGADVVRESLRLRPDIVVLDISMDALNGIDLARELSLCGSSSKVIFLSVHEDSDFVNAAMGAGGSAYVVKSRVATDLCSAVDAVLNDKRFLSPTMLYQAKRL; encoded by the coding sequence GTGAAAAAGAAACCGAGCATTCTCCTCGCCGATGACAATGCCGCAATTCTTGACGTGGTGAGTCGCCTGCTCAGGAATCATCAGTGCAACGTCGTGGCGAGAATAAACGATGGCGCCGATGTCGTCAGGGAGTCTCTGCGGCTGCGGCCGGACATCGTCGTGCTGGATATCTCAATGGATGCATTGAATGGCATTGATCTTGCACGAGAGCTGTCACTTTGCGGCAGTTCGTCTAAGGTCATCTTCCTGAGTGTGCACGAGGACTCAGATTTTGTGAACGCGGCCATGGGTGCGGGAGGCTCGGCATACGTGGTGAAATCTCGCGTAGCTACGGATCTTTGCTCCGCCGTAGATGCGGTTCTGAACGACAAGAGGTTCCTCTCGCCGACGATGCTCTACCAGGCCAAGCGTTTGTAG
- a CDS encoding UDP-glucose dehydrogenase family protein, producing the protein MPKPVSICVIGSGYVGLVAAVCFAEMGHKVVCVDNDELKIKLLQQGGVPIYEQHLPELLGKHGGKAVQFTTNLAESVQGSEAIFIAVGTPQGSTGAADLSYVEAVVSEIANAIRDYKVIVEKSTVPVYTNDWIRRVLHRRGVRPDHFDVVSNPEFLREGTAVGDFLHPDRIVVGAGTKPAAELLSRIYAPLTEGFYYEQPGSLPGPCSAENPAKFLLTSAQSAEIIKHASNAFLALKISFINAVANLAENVDADIEEIAAGIGMDTRIGPKFLKAGLGYGGSCFPKDVAAFQWVAQQQGLRFQLLEEVRRINDTQQEVFFNKIRSTLWTLRGKRIAALGLAFKADTDDIRESPALKIISRLIEAGAHVSAYDPAAMEKAQQALPTSDRLSYAKDVYDAAEHADAVLILTEWKEFADIDLAKLNRALKFPIVIDGRNLYRPEVMAENGFTYVSVGRAGSYYAAQGKPRAVLIAE; encoded by the coding sequence ATGCCAAAGCCAGTCTCCATTTGTGTCATCGGTTCAGGGTACGTTGGTCTCGTAGCAGCCGTGTGCTTCGCAGAAATGGGGCATAAAGTTGTCTGCGTAGATAACGATGAGCTGAAGATCAAGCTCCTGCAGCAGGGTGGAGTTCCGATCTACGAACAGCACCTGCCCGAGCTGCTCGGCAAGCATGGCGGGAAGGCGGTACAGTTCACCACGAATCTTGCCGAATCGGTGCAAGGCTCCGAAGCCATATTTATTGCCGTAGGCACTCCTCAGGGCAGCACTGGCGCCGCCGACTTGTCTTATGTCGAGGCTGTCGTATCCGAAATTGCCAATGCGATTCGGGATTACAAAGTCATCGTGGAGAAGAGCACGGTGCCTGTTTATACGAACGACTGGATCCGGCGCGTTCTGCATCGGCGCGGCGTCCGACCAGATCACTTCGACGTGGTTTCGAACCCGGAATTCCTTCGCGAGGGAACAGCCGTCGGTGATTTCCTGCACCCGGACCGAATCGTGGTGGGTGCAGGCACAAAGCCCGCAGCCGAACTTCTGTCTCGTATCTATGCACCTCTCACCGAAGGTTTTTACTACGAACAGCCCGGTTCCCTGCCGGGGCCCTGCAGCGCGGAGAATCCGGCGAAGTTTCTGCTTACGTCCGCCCAGAGCGCCGAAATCATCAAGCACGCATCGAACGCTTTCCTTGCTTTGAAGATCTCGTTCATCAACGCCGTCGCCAACCTGGCTGAGAATGTCGATGCAGACATTGAGGAAATTGCAGCCGGCATCGGAATGGATACGCGAATCGGCCCGAAATTCCTGAAAGCCGGCCTGGGGTACGGTGGATCCTGTTTCCCAAAAGACGTAGCAGCGTTCCAGTGGGTCGCTCAGCAGCAGGGATTGAGGTTCCAGTTGCTTGAGGAGGTCCGCAGGATCAACGACACGCAACAAGAAGTCTTCTTTAACAAGATTCGCTCCACACTCTGGACGCTCCGGGGAAAGCGGATCGCCGCGCTCGGGCTCGCATTCAAGGCCGATACGGACGACATCCGCGAGTCACCCGCCTTGAAGATAATTAGCAGGCTGATTGAAGCAGGTGCTCACGTATCGGCATATGACCCTGCCGCTATGGAGAAAGCCCAGCAGGCGCTTCCCACCTCAGATCGGCTGAGCTATGCCAAAGATGTCTATGACGCTGCGGAACACGCCGATGCAGTCCTGATTCTTACCGAGTGGAAAGAGTTTGCGGATATCGATTTAGCGAAGTTGAACCGCGCCTTGAAATTCCCCATCGTTATCGACGGGCGAAACCTGTACCGGCCCGAAGTCATGGCTGAGAACGGGTTTACATACGTGAGCGTCGGGCGTGCAGGCAGCTACTATGCCGCACAGGGAAAACCAAGAGCGGTTTTGATTGCAGAATAG
- a CDS encoding LPXTG cell wall anchor domain-containing protein: MNTKPNTLLSVLAVSMAFAAFEATAMSQVQTTKSTETHAPTVTTTVARGEVVYVSGNQLVVKMEDGTMRDFPNVPESARVTVNGQQMGIHDLKPGMKLEKTITTTTTPKTITTVQTVTGKVWHVNAPSSVILTLEDGTNQQFKVPKGQTFMVNGNKTDVFGLRKGMKVTATKVVEESATEVAQHTAISGQLPPPPPPDAPILIAVAVPTPAPAAAAAPEKELPKTGSPLPLIGLLGLLCLAGSFTLKVSRNRA; encoded by the coding sequence ATGAACACAAAACCAAACACTCTACTGTCAGTACTGGCGGTATCGATGGCGTTCGCTGCATTTGAAGCCACGGCGATGTCGCAGGTGCAGACCACAAAGTCGACGGAAACTCATGCGCCAACGGTTACGACGACCGTGGCACGCGGCGAGGTAGTCTATGTCTCCGGCAATCAGCTGGTAGTCAAGATGGAAGACGGCACCATGCGGGACTTCCCCAACGTTCCTGAGTCGGCGAGGGTCACAGTGAATGGGCAGCAAATGGGCATTCACGACCTGAAGCCGGGCATGAAGCTGGAAAAGACCATTACCACGACTACGACTCCCAAGACGATCACAACCGTGCAGACAGTGACCGGCAAGGTGTGGCATGTCAATGCTCCCTCGTCCGTAATTCTGACCCTGGAAGACGGCACGAACCAGCAGTTCAAGGTGCCGAAGGGCCAAACGTTCATGGTGAACGGCAACAAGACCGACGTTTTCGGGCTGCGGAAGGGGATGAAAGTCACGGCAACCAAGGTTGTGGAAGAATCGGCAACCGAAGTTGCTCAGCACACCGCCATCAGCGGACAACTTCCGCCTCCGCCTCCGCCGGATGCTCCGATCCTGATTGCTGTTGCGGTACCGACTCCTGCTCCCGCGGCTGCCGCTGCTCCGGAGAAGGAACTGCCCAAGACGGGCAGCCCGCTGCCTCTGATCGGCCTGCTTGGGCTTCTGTGCCTCGCCGGCTCGTTCACGCTGAAGGTGTCCCGCAACCGGGCCTAA
- a CDS encoding PAS domain-containing sensor histidine kinase, whose protein sequence is MAGSSPALLWVAHADSEFADINDEWEHFTGVSRGENLGPGWMRRIHPKDLAGWLKSFAEAFRLSKELSTRLRLERHDGQYRWMLVRANPLPTEGGQPGGFAGCCIDITDEREIADAVSDFSGRLIQAQEGERSRIARELHDDITQRMALLANGIQELDLPRLRLSTPQKKQRIQALKKLAIEISSDVQFLSRQLHPSKLQYLGLPAAIRSLCREVSLRHKVDVTCIVRDVPDKLPESISLNLFRTAQESLQNVVKHSRAQHALVELVGETAGIHLRISDDGVGFELNQENSSRGLGLTSMRERLNSVGGTFSVCSGRMTGTHVEGAVPMAQLAHG, encoded by the coding sequence ATGGCCGGAAGCTCTCCAGCGTTGCTGTGGGTCGCTCACGCGGACAGCGAATTTGCAGACATCAACGACGAGTGGGAGCACTTCACGGGCGTGTCCAGGGGCGAGAATCTTGGCCCTGGATGGATGCGGCGCATTCATCCGAAGGATCTAGCGGGTTGGCTTAAGAGCTTCGCTGAAGCATTTCGTCTTTCGAAAGAACTTTCAACGCGGTTGCGGTTGGAGCGGCATGATGGCCAGTACCGCTGGATGCTGGTTCGGGCTAATCCGCTGCCGACGGAAGGTGGGCAGCCTGGCGGATTTGCCGGATGCTGCATCGACATTACCGATGAACGCGAGATTGCGGACGCTGTTTCGGACTTCAGCGGCCGCTTAATTCAGGCGCAAGAGGGCGAACGCTCTCGCATCGCAAGGGAACTGCACGACGATATAACGCAGCGGATGGCGCTTCTTGCCAACGGGATTCAAGAGCTTGACTTACCGAGATTGCGCCTGAGCACTCCTCAAAAGAAGCAGCGTATTCAGGCGCTCAAAAAGCTGGCGATCGAGATATCGTCTGATGTTCAGTTTCTTTCTCGACAGCTGCATCCGTCGAAACTCCAATACCTAGGCCTTCCGGCCGCTATCAGGAGTCTCTGCCGAGAGGTGTCGTTGCGGCACAAGGTGGACGTTACATGTATCGTGCGGGATGTTCCGGACAAACTGCCCGAGTCTATCTCTCTGAATTTGTTCAGGACCGCACAGGAGTCTCTCCAAAACGTTGTGAAACACAGCCGGGCCCAACATGCGTTGGTTGAATTGGTCGGAGAAACGGCGGGCATACATCTGCGGATCTCCGACGATGGCGTAGGGTTTGAACTGAATCAAGAGAATTCGTCACGAGGGTTGGGGCTCACGAGCATGAGAGAACGGCTGAACTCCGTGGGAGGCACATTCTCTGTATGCTCTGGCAGGATGACCGGCACGCATGTTGAAGGTGCGGTGCCGATGGCGCAGCTAGCGCACGGGTGA
- a CDS encoding class D sortase codes for MSHLAIEEVRASQAASSEAASTTGKITEIPTPDFSLWSPARVTQFKSALAQHGALAVGILRVPKEHIEAPIFEGTDDLTLNKGVGHIAGTDAIGGGGNTGIAGHRDGFFRGLKDIKVGDKVEIETSSKPLVYVVERVVIVDPQDVSVLQERGRPELTLVTCYPFYVLGSAPKRFIVKAKFVQGDPGA; via the coding sequence ATGTCGCACCTTGCGATCGAGGAAGTTCGAGCTAGCCAGGCGGCAAGCAGTGAAGCGGCAAGCACCACGGGAAAGATCACCGAGATTCCCACGCCGGATTTCAGCTTGTGGTCGCCGGCCCGGGTAACGCAATTCAAATCGGCGCTCGCTCAACACGGAGCTTTGGCTGTCGGCATACTCCGGGTTCCGAAGGAGCACATTGAAGCTCCGATCTTTGAGGGAACGGACGATCTGACGCTCAACAAGGGAGTAGGACACATCGCCGGAACAGACGCGATTGGTGGGGGGGGGAACACGGGAATCGCCGGGCATCGGGACGGATTCTTCAGAGGGCTGAAGGACATAAAGGTCGGCGACAAAGTTGAGATTGAAACCAGTAGCAAACCGCTGGTGTATGTGGTTGAGCGCGTGGTGATCGTCGATCCGCAGGATGTATCGGTTCTGCAGGAGCGGGGGCGGCCTGAGCTCACACTGGTGACCTGCTATCCGTTTTATGTTCTGGGCAGCGCACCGAAGCGCTTCATCGTTAAAGCAAAGTTCGTTCAGGGAGATCCTGGAGCCTAG